DNA sequence from the Parasphaerochaeta coccoides DSM 17374 genome:
AATTTCATTCAGTTTCATTGACATCTCCTTATGCTTGACCAACCGGCAAACTTACGTCCGCCGAAGATTACGTTCTTGTTCAAAGATATCCCTTTTCCCCGTTCTTTAGCAATATGACCCACGAACTTGACACGTTTCATGCGGAAGGTTCACAACATCCCACCATGATTGCGCATATAATTGCTCAGATATACGTCTGGAGGAACATCCTTGGGATAATTAAAGAAAAGATCAGTGAATCTTTTGAGTTTCTGTTGAAAACCATCCTTGCGCGGCTGACCGGTCTCCTGCTCCTCAATCAACCCGTACACGACTTCCTGGGCATTGGTCAGTTCATGGAGAGCTGTCTTGAGCCGACGGCTCAGGTCTGTGATTATCCGGCACATGTCGTCCGGATGTTTACGACTGAATTCCTTGAAATGCTCCATGTCAATTTCAGTCAAATCGGAATCTTCCATGGCTACCGCGGTCATGGTACGCGGTTCTTCCGCCAACAATCCCATCTCCCCGAACATCGTTCCTGGCTCCTTGATTTCCACTAACATGAACTGTTTTGGCGTACCATGGTCAAGGTAAAGGACAATCTTGCCGGAACGCAACTGGAACATGGAACGCCCTTCATCTCCCTGTTGATACAGGATCATACCTTCTTGCAGGTGTATGGTTTTTTCTTCCATGCTCCCTCCAGGGGAAGCCAGCGGATAATCCATGCTTCCCCTCTCCTTCATATATAGACCCAATATACAAAGAAGTACGATGTTCAGGCAAGAAAAGCCTCCGGGTATTGGTCGATGGTATAGGTCGATGCACTGACGGTGGTTGAATGAGATGCCTCGTCCCGTTATGATATGTCCGTACCTATGGATTGGAAGCGTACAACACGAGTACGGCAAAACCGCACGGAGAGGGAATGAAGCCGAAGGCGTAATTCCCGGTGATTCCGGGGTACAGGGAGCTGTCATGGAACTTGCCATGCCTGCGGGAAGCCTCCAGTCGGCTTTGCAGGCTTTTTCTAGTGGAGCGGATGCCGTTTACCTCGGCCTGAAAAACTTTTCCGCCCGTCGAGGCGCGACCAATTTCTCTTTCGGGGAACTGATGGTTCTGCGCCATCTGGCCGATAAGCAAAAAAAGAAAATCTACGTCACGGTCAATACAGTCATCACCGATGCCGAGCTGTGCCGTGTGACCAGCACGCTCCGGGCCATCGCCTTCATCGGTTGTGAGGGTGTCATTGTCCAGGACTTAGGTGTTGCCCGCCTCGTGCGCAAGGATTTCCCCTCCCTGCCCCTCCACGCTTCTACACAGCTTGCCGTCCATACCATAGAGGGAGTCAAAGCCCTCCAGGAACTCGGATTCTCACGTGTCGTCCTCTCACGGGAACTGACTCTCGATGAAATCCAGGTAATCAGAACCGCCTGCCCTGATGTAGAAATCAAGGTATTCATCCATGGGGCTGAATGCTATGGCTTCTCCGGACTGTGCATGGCAAGCAGTCAGCTCTGCGGTCGCAGCGCAAACAAAGGCGAGTGCGCCCAAATTTGCCGCACATGGTTTGAAGCAAAGAAAGACCCCTCCGTACCGGCTTCGCATTCACCGCTCCCGCCTGACAAGAAAAAAGGATGGTTCTTTTCCATGGCTGACCTCAACGGAACCGGTGCCGTCGCCCGCCTTCGGGACATGGGCATTGATTCTTTGAAAGTGGAAGGAAGAATGAAGAACCCCGCCTATGTACGCGCGACGACCCGCCTGTACCGAGCAATCCTCGACAAAGACTCATCCACCGATAGAGTGCAGGAAATGGAAGATGATGTCCTGGCCTCCTTCGGCCGCACCAACGGAGGAAGCTGGCTGGCCGCCTACGGCAGGTCGGGAGCAAAACCTGTGGACAGGCAGAGCGGTTCCGTGCTGACCCAAGGCATTCCAGGACATCAGGGACTGCCGGTCGGAACCGTAGAAGGTATCCACGAAGCATCCGGTACGCTCTGGCTCAAGATAGCACTAAGCCATGGCATATCGCTGCACGATGGACTCATGTATCAGATTCCCACAGACGGCACTCCGTATATCGACATCCGTTTTCATGTCGGAGCATTGGCGGACAGCCGTGGC
Encoded proteins:
- a CDS encoding peptidase U32 family protein, coding for MICPYLWIGSVQHEYGKTARRGNEAEGVIPGDSGVQGAVMELAMPAGSLQSALQAFSSGADAVYLGLKNFSARRGATNFSFGELMVLRHLADKQKKKIYVTVNTVITDAELCRVTSTLRAIAFIGCEGVIVQDLGVARLVRKDFPSLPLHASTQLAVHTIEGVKALQELGFSRVVLSRELTLDEIQVIRTACPDVEIKVFIHGAECYGFSGLCMASSQLCGRSANKGECAQICRTWFEAKKDPSVPASHSPLPPDKKKGWFFSMADLNGTGAVARLRDMGIDSLKVEGRMKNPAYVRATTRLYRAILDKDSSTDRVQEMEDDVLASFGRTNGGSWLAAYGRSGAKPVDRQSGSVLTQGIPGHQGLPVGTVEGIHEASGTLWLKIALSHGISLHDGLMYQIPTDGTPYIDIRFHVGALADSRGRRIVAASSGSTVHVALLRENSDALPCEGTMVSLVSAHDSTLALLNENLPRAKHPIPMTVKLADGFLTIHTENTRDYLPLWNINRTYPCDIQKARIPQDAGKNLRSILEASDTSFLTLGKLTIENHTSLADHEVFMPLSALKEIRRQWYEALDAELQKWLEEIPAVESASHPSRPMQNNFALLPPRVLLNDPVTGNPWIRPEAVWAALESGGDVSSLLPAVDGVSYLCLPPVMFTEAETMQYVNMIMRALDGCKVRVGLNNIGQIRWAARNPDVPVFCDAYFYLGNRQAAMNMAEKLPSLTGGYHWLESSTPPDAASWPFPPSLVGTGFVPPLFISRSCFRHDSLGLSCSGCPRSGSWHVTQTGKKYKVTVDTCITVVSQAG
- a CDS encoding cyclic nucleotide-binding domain-containing protein — protein: MDYPLASPGGSMEEKTIHLQEGMILYQQGDEGRSMFQLRSGKIVLYLDHGTPKQFMLVEIKEPGTMFGEMGLLAEEPRTMTAVAMEDSDLTEIDMEHFKEFSRKHPDDMCRIITDLSRRLKTALHELTNAQEVVYGLIEEQETGQPRKDGFQQKLKRFTDLFFNYPKDVPPDVYLSNYMRNHGGML